One region of Olleya sp. Hel_I_94 genomic DNA includes:
- the trxB gene encoding thioredoxin-disulfide reductase yields MSENIEKVKCLIIGSGPAGYTAAIYAARANMKPVLYQGTQPGGQLTTTNEVENFPGYPDGITGPAMMMELQKQAERFETDVRDGWITKVDFSGDVHKVWVNGEKEIHCDTVIISTGASAKYLGLESEQKYLKLGGGVSACAVCDGFFYRNQEVVIVGAGDSACEEAHYLSKLCTKVTMLVRRDEFRASKIMAERVKNTKNIEILYNTETEEVIGDGQVVTGVKVLNNQTKQSHLIPATGFFVAIGHKPNTDIFKGFLDLDETGYIINAKPGTSKTNIDGVFVSGDAADHVYRQAITAAGTGCMAALDAERYLAAKDSSFEVSTSTYN; encoded by the coding sequence ATGTCAGAGAATATAGAAAAAGTAAAATGTTTGATAATAGGTTCTGGACCTGCAGGATATACAGCAGCAATATATGCAGCAAGAGCTAATATGAAACCTGTTTTATACCAAGGAACACAGCCTGGTGGACAATTAACAACTACAAACGAAGTTGAGAATTTTCCTGGTTATCCAGATGGTATTACTGGTCCAGCAATGATGATGGAGCTGCAAAAGCAAGCTGAACGTTTTGAAACAGATGTTAGAGATGGTTGGATTACTAAGGTAGATTTTTCTGGAGATGTACATAAAGTATGGGTTAATGGTGAAAAAGAAATCCACTGTGATACCGTAATTATATCAACTGGAGCAAGTGCTAAATATTTAGGTTTAGAGTCTGAACAAAAATATTTAAAACTAGGAGGTGGAGTTTCTGCTTGTGCTGTATGTGATGGTTTTTTCTACAGAAATCAAGAAGTGGTAATTGTGGGAGCAGGAGATAGTGCTTGTGAAGAAGCTCATTACTTATCAAAATTATGTACTAAGGTAACCATGTTAGTTAGACGTGATGAGTTTAGAGCGTCTAAAATTATGGCTGAACGTGTTAAAAATACTAAAAACATAGAAATCCTTTATAATACCGAAACGGAAGAAGTTATTGGTGACGGTCAGGTTGTAACAGGTGTTAAAGTTTTAAATAATCAAACAAAGCAATCACACTTAATTCCAGCAACTGGATTTTTTGTGGCAATTGGACACAAACCTAATACAGATATTTTTAAAGGCTTTTTAGATTTAGATGAAACAGGTTACATTATTAATGCTAAACCAGGAACATCTAAGACAAATATAGACGGTGTTTTTGTTAGTGGAGATGCTGCAGACCATGTGTACAGACAAGCTATTACAGCAGCAGGTACAGGATGTATGGCAGCTTTAGATGCAGAACGTTATTTAGCAGCTAAAGATTCTTCTTTTGAGGTTAGCACTTCTACTTATAACTAG
- a CDS encoding arsenate reductase family protein: protein MGVIATNTNKNTFYYNSNSNVDKQTLTYIQDSVKKTLTIDISKTKVSDTQWIEIAAKLNIAVAELINKEHPDFTKNYDNKAVLTDEDWIKVIQNNPEVLANSILVIEDKFYKIETPSQVRQLLGTNS, encoded by the coding sequence ATGGGTGTGATAGCGACCAACACTAATAAAAATACATTTTACTATAATTCTAACTCTAATGTAGATAAACAAACATTAACGTACATTCAAGATAGTGTAAAAAAAACGTTAACAATTGATATTTCAAAAACTAAAGTTTCTGACACTCAATGGATAGAAATTGCTGCTAAATTAAATATAGCTGTAGCTGAATTAATAAATAAGGAGCATCCAGATTTTACTAAAAATTATGATAATAAAGCGGTATTAACGGATGAGGATTGGATTAAAGTAATACAAAATAATCCAGAAGTACTTGCTAATTCTATATTAGTAATTGAAGATAAATTTTATAAAATTGAAACACCATCTCAAGTAAGACAGCTTTTAGGTACTAATAGTTAA
- a CDS encoding DUF1328 domain-containing protein, which yields MRWTIFFIILAFISAIFGFGDLAGNLAFLAKLCFFVFVALFIGTVYKFISEH from the coding sequence ATGCGCTGGACTATTTTTTTTATAATTCTTGCATTTATATCAGCTATTTTTGGTTTTGGTGATCTAGCAGGAAACTTAGCATTTTTGGCTAAGCTGTGTTTTTTTGTATTTGTAGCTTTATTTATTGGTACAGTTTACAAGTTTATATCAGAACATTAA
- a CDS encoding DNA topoisomerase IB, whose translation MKALHTDIYNQILLQPEQVIEEFDLVYTNPSHLKIIRERLDDDFIFKLRNRVIKEENEINRFKQLVIPPAWNNVKISQLENGHLQVVGRDAKNRKQYRYHPKWNKIRNQTKFYKMYLFGQQLPNIRAQVEVDLDQTTWTQTKVLALIVRLMEETHIRIGNTQYAKRNETYGLTTLRSKHVNTFKDKIQFEFVGKKGKAHKVSIRNKKLIKLVNKCEEIPGWELFQYYDANGEKQKVDSAMLNKYLQDLSGTLFTAKDFRTWAASIICFETLKELGYTEDPKLNKEHILHAMDVTSSQLGNTRNVCRKYYIHPAIIKNYEEGTIVNYFESPKKKKQILSHFTPMESALMRLLKSYQPEF comes from the coding sequence GTGAAAGCTTTACATACAGATATTTACAATCAAATTCTTTTACAGCCAGAACAGGTTATAGAAGAATTTGATTTGGTTTATACCAATCCTTCTCATTTAAAGATAATTAGAGAACGCTTAGATGATGACTTTATTTTTAAACTTAGAAATAGAGTCATCAAGGAGGAAAATGAAATAAACAGATTTAAACAGTTGGTTATTCCTCCAGCGTGGAATAATGTAAAAATTTCTCAGTTAGAAAACGGTCACCTACAAGTGGTAGGTCGTGATGCTAAAAATAGAAAACAATATAGGTACCATCCTAAATGGAATAAAATTAGAAATCAAACCAAATTTTATAAAATGTATCTTTTTGGGCAACAGTTACCTAATATAAGAGCACAAGTAGAGGTTGATTTGGACCAAACTACATGGACGCAAACCAAAGTATTAGCATTGATTGTAAGATTAATGGAAGAAACACATATACGGATTGGTAACACACAATATGCTAAACGTAATGAAACCTATGGTCTTACTACATTAAGGTCAAAACATGTAAATACTTTTAAGGATAAAATTCAGTTTGAATTTGTTGGTAAAAAAGGTAAAGCGCACAAAGTTTCTATTAGAAATAAAAAGCTAATAAAATTAGTTAATAAATGTGAAGAAATTCCTGGTTGGGAGTTGTTTCAATATTACGATGCTAATGGGGAAAAACAAAAGGTTGATAGTGCTATGTTAAATAAGTATTTACAGGATTTAAGTGGGACGCTTTTTACTGCAAAAGATTTTAGGACATGGGCTGCAAGTATAATTTGTTTTGAAACCTTGAAGGAATTAGGATACACAGAAGATCCAAAATTAAATAAGGAACATATTTTACACGCCATGGATGTTACCTCTAGTCAATTAGGAAATACAAGAAATGTCTGTCGTAAATATTATATACATCCTGCAATTATTAAAAACTACGAAGAAGGTACCATTGTGAACTATTTTGAATCTCCTAAAAAAAAGAAACAAATTTTAAGTCACTTCACACCCATGGAAAGCGCTTTAATGCGACTTTTAAAATCATATCAGCCAGAATTTTAA
- a CDS encoding hemerythrin domain-containing protein — translation MTIFESIRKDHDTQRELLDQLVKTTGDSKQRDKIYKQLKNELNIHAEAEERHFYKPLISNDMMQEKARHGIAEHHEIDELLEQLDDTEYSSSAWLKIAKDLKEKVEHHLEDEEHKFFQLAGKVFNDTQKTALAKDYRSYMDTNL, via the coding sequence ATGACCATATTTGAATCCATAAGAAAAGACCATGATACCCAAAGGGAATTACTAGATCAGTTAGTAAAAACTACAGGAGATAGTAAACAACGAGATAAAATATATAAGCAGTTAAAAAATGAATTAAATATTCATGCAGAAGCGGAAGAACGTCATTTTTATAAACCACTTATAAGTAATGACATGATGCAGGAAAAAGCTAGACATGGTATTGCCGAGCATCACGAAATTGACGAATTGTTAGAGCAATTGGATGATACGGAATATAGCTCTTCAGCTTGGCTTAAAATAGCTAAAGATCTTAAAGAAAAAGTAGAGCATCATCTAGAAGATGAAGAACATAAGTTTTTTCAGTTGGCAGGAAAAGTTTTTAATGACACCCAAAAAACAGCATTAGCCAAAGATTATAGATCGTATATGGATACTAATTTATAG
- a CDS encoding YtxH domain-containing protein, giving the protein MSKNTNTALGLLLGGAIGATLGILFAPDKGANTRKKLKDDAIATKDKLADSALHLKDQVASTITSQKHSLDSQLETVISDASYKADDVITTLESKLKDLKAKNKKLQK; this is encoded by the coding sequence ATGAGCAAGAACACAAATACAGCGTTAGGACTATTATTAGGAGGAGCAATTGGAGCAACTTTAGGAATATTATTTGCACCAGATAAAGGTGCCAATACAAGAAAAAAACTTAAGGACGACGCAATTGCTACTAAAGATAAATTAGCAGATAGTGCTTTACACTTAAAGGATCAAGTAGCTAGTACTATAACGTCACAAAAACATAGTTTAGATTCTCAGTTAGAAACTGTAATTTCTGATGCTAGTTATAAAGCAGACGATGTAATTACTACGTTAGAAAGTAAATTAAAAGATTTAAAAGCGAAGAATAAAAAACTTCAAAAATAG
- a CDS encoding NAD-dependent succinate-semialdehyde dehydrogenase yields MKKQIITANPHTGDVINKYNYHTPEEISNILTVSNTTFETWSQTEIPNRTKLLKNLANLLEENKEDYATLMATEMGKPIAQGIAEIEKCAVLCDFYIANADNFLSDQIIKTEASESFISYDPLGTILAIMPWNYPFWQVFRFAVPTLTAGNVGLLKHASNSTGTAIAIQKLFIDAGYPEGCFQALLINHKDLEAVIQNDIVKAVTLTGSEKAGKSIAAVAGKSLKKTVLELGGNNACVVLDDANLDKYLDTMVSARMQNNGQSCIAAKRFIVTEIIYDTFLEQFTRKVKALKYGSPEDKDTYMSVMAREDLAEELEKQVTKSLKKGATVHYGNTREKAKYQPTVITNVTPGMPVFDEETFGPVAAIIKAKDKQDALQLAKNSRFGLGTMIFTEDIDGIYDNISQIPDGALFINEMVKSDPRLPFGGTKASGYGRELSKEGILEFVNTKTVYINK; encoded by the coding sequence ATGAAAAAGCAAATAATCACAGCTAATCCGCATACAGGTGACGTAATTAATAAATATAATTATCACACGCCAGAAGAAATTTCTAATATATTAACTGTTTCAAACACAACGTTTGAAACTTGGAGCCAAACCGAAATTCCTAACAGGACCAAATTATTAAAAAATTTAGCTAATCTATTAGAAGAAAATAAAGAAGATTATGCCACATTAATGGCAACCGAAATGGGAAAACCGATAGCACAAGGTATTGCCGAAATTGAAAAATGTGCTGTACTTTGTGATTTTTACATTGCTAATGCAGACAACTTTTTATCTGATCAAATCATTAAAACTGAAGCTTCAGAAAGTTTTATAAGCTACGACCCTTTAGGTACAATATTAGCCATAATGCCTTGGAATTACCCCTTTTGGCAAGTTTTTAGATTTGCTGTTCCAACATTGACAGCTGGTAATGTGGGGCTTTTAAAACATGCATCAAATTCAACAGGTACAGCAATTGCGATACAAAAATTATTTATCGATGCAGGTTATCCTGAAGGATGTTTTCAAGCTTTACTAATTAACCACAAGGATTTAGAAGCGGTAATCCAAAACGATATAGTAAAAGCTGTGACACTTACTGGTAGCGAAAAAGCAGGAAAAAGTATAGCAGCTGTTGCTGGAAAAAGCCTTAAAAAAACTGTATTAGAATTAGGCGGTAATAATGCTTGTGTTGTATTAGATGACGCAAATTTAGATAAATATTTAGACACAATGGTTAGCGCCAGAATGCAAAATAATGGTCAAAGTTGTATTGCTGCGAAACGGTTTATTGTTACAGAAATAATTTATGACACATTTTTAGAGCAATTCACTAGAAAGGTAAAAGCTTTAAAATATGGTAGCCCTGAAGACAAAGACACCTATATGAGCGTCATGGCAAGAGAAGATTTAGCTGAAGAATTAGAAAAACAAGTAACCAAGTCATTAAAAAAAGGCGCAACTGTGCACTATGGTAATACCAGAGAAAAAGCAAAATACCAACCAACTGTAATTACTAATGTTACGCCTGGAATGCCAGTTTTTGATGAAGAAACTTTTGGACCTGTAGCAGCAATCATTAAAGCTAAGGATAAACAAGATGCTCTACAGCTAGCTAAAAATTCTAGATTCGGTTTGGGCACAATGATTTTCACAGAAGATATTGATGGCATTTATGATAATATCAGTCAAATCCCTGATGGTGCTTTATTTATAAACGAAATGGTAAAATCTGATCCTAGATTGCCTTTCGGCGGAACAAAAGCCTCAGGTTACGGTAGAGAATTATCAAAAGAAGGAATATTAGAATTTGTAAATACAAAAACAGTATACATTAACAAATAA
- a CDS encoding DUF932 domain-containing protein — protein MYLNRLQQDEIFVSNEMKSLKIITGMESRRGLENAVISNDKIVNVVSNSYGHIPNELFFKKAEQLLLDANLKYHKRTINRNDRSFITDFIIEDHNQFSLKNEQDKILPMLRFKNSYDGSEKTSGHFGFYREVCTNGLHVAQSEIAFSIKHSKNNTDLIMPKLNFLFEKFLDNEYYEITRKFREMEEIVLIDTKAFVKEILEKTKLFRYECSDKNDNPSKKSRELLDMIAEEGHDYYTTPTLWDGYNAFNWMLHNTLKKTFSQQERLDKVLFDEIYAMV, from the coding sequence ATGTATTTAAATCGTTTACAACAAGATGAAATTTTCGTTTCAAATGAAATGAAATCGTTAAAAATTATTACTGGTATGGAGTCTCGAAGAGGACTTGAAAATGCCGTTATTTCCAATGACAAAATTGTGAATGTGGTCTCGAACAGTTATGGCCATATTCCAAATGAATTGTTTTTCAAAAAAGCCGAACAGCTATTACTGGATGCCAATCTGAAATATCATAAACGCACGATTAACAGAAATGACAGGTCTTTCATTACCGACTTTATAATCGAGGACCATAATCAGTTTTCGTTGAAGAATGAACAGGATAAGATATTACCGATGTTGCGTTTCAAAAATTCCTATGACGGAAGCGAAAAGACTTCCGGGCATTTTGGATTTTATAGAGAAGTATGCACCAATGGCTTGCACGTTGCTCAATCAGAAATAGCATTTTCAATAAAGCACAGCAAAAACAATACAGATTTAATAATGCCGAAATTGAATTTTCTATTCGAGAAGTTCTTGGATAACGAATACTACGAAATCACAAGAAAATTCAGGGAAATGGAAGAAATCGTACTTATCGACACCAAAGCATTCGTAAAGGAAATATTGGAAAAAACGAAACTGTTCCGATATGAATGTAGCGACAAAAACGATAATCCTTCAAAGAAATCCAGGGAATTATTGGATATGATAGCCGAAGAAGGACACGATTATTATACAACGCCCACATTATGGGATGGGTATAACGCCTTTAATTGGATGCTTCACAATACCTTGAAAAAAACTTTTTCGCAACAGGAAAGGTTGGATAAGGTTTTGTTCGATGAAATATATGCAATGGTTTAA
- a CDS encoding single-stranded DNA-binding protein → MSTIKNHVQLIGNVGQEPTITNLESGKKVARLSLATNEYYKNGKGEKQTDTNWHTVVAWGKTAEIIEKYAEKGKEIGVVGKLKTRTYTTDDGNQRYVTEVVADEILLLGSK, encoded by the coding sequence ATGAGTACTATTAAAAATCACGTTCAGTTAATTGGAAATGTTGGGCAAGAACCAACTATTACGAACCTTGAAAGCGGTAAGAAAGTAGCCCGTTTATCATTGGCAACCAATGAATACTACAAAAACGGCAAGGGCGAAAAGCAAACGGACACCAATTGGCACACCGTTGTCGCTTGGGGCAAAACTGCTGAAATTATCGAAAAGTATGCCGAAAAGGGCAAAGAAATCGGAGTTGTTGGAAAACTAAAGACCCGAACCTATACCACGGACGATGGCAACCAACGCTATGTTACCGAAGTGGTAGCCGATGAAATCCTATTATTAGGTAGTAAGTAA
- a CDS encoding DUF6876 family protein: MKAQVNEIKEGLQHFHGSEMFYQIPLIRTRFTNGLKYLANIADCFWLITDVSVIAKSLLNRSHFITIDFKRLSEEKQDYSGYEAEIIYSDGNGNILETHRYNFSDFPLDELRLYFVDNTLMLTSEY; the protein is encoded by the coding sequence ATGAAAGCACAAGTTAACGAAATAAAAGAAGGATTGCAACATTTTCACGGTTCTGAAATGTTCTATCAAATCCCATTGATACGCACGCGATTTACAAACGGATTGAAATATTTAGCCAATATAGCGGACTGCTTTTGGCTCATCACAGATGTTTCCGTAATTGCCAAAAGTTTGTTGAACCGAAGTCATTTTATCACAATAGATTTTAAAAGGCTATCGGAAGAAAAACAGGATTATTCAGGCTATGAAGCTGAAATAATTTACAGCGATGGAAACGGTAATATATTAGAAACACATCGATACAACTTTTCGGATTTTCCTTTGGATGAACTGCGTTTATATTTTGTGGATAATACGCTGATGCTAACAAGCGAATATTAA
- a CDS encoding BfmA/BtgA family mobilization protein yields MSSNHQKKYSFSAISIKPKVATRFRKFSKEITHSHTDTLEAMMNFFDLNELSPNESLGANMKTLENSLKKRINALVAIIRDIEKNQTKPTNAMLELLFQENPKEEEAQEELFEFEQQELITENEELNHYRNRYEEVQQQFHSVKYDLEKIIDKTTYVKSSFGGGYLKLDLSKDEFENIKQKL; encoded by the coding sequence ATGAGTTCAAATCATCAAAAGAAATACAGTTTTTCTGCCATTAGTATTAAACCTAAAGTGGCAACTCGCTTTCGGAAATTTTCCAAGGAAATTACCCATTCACATACTGATACGTTGGAAGCAATGATGAACTTTTTCGATTTGAACGAGCTATCCCCAAATGAATCTTTGGGTGCAAATATGAAGACTTTAGAGAATAGCTTAAAAAAACGAATCAATGCACTTGTAGCCATTATTAGGGATATTGAAAAAAACCAGACCAAACCCACCAATGCAATGTTGGAACTGCTCTTTCAGGAGAATCCAAAAGAGGAAGAAGCACAAGAAGAATTATTTGAATTTGAACAACAGGAATTGATTACAGAAAATGAGGAACTGAATCATTATCGAAATCGGTACGAAGAAGTTCAACAACAATTCCATTCCGTAAAATATGATTTAGAAAAAATCATTGATAAGACCACTTATGTTAAAAGCAGTTTTGGAGGTGGCTATTTAAAACTGGATTTAAGCAAAGATGAATTTGAAAACATTAAACAAAAATTATAA
- the mobB gene encoding MobB family relaxase translates to MYITVTKQTLDGNYAQSVSDFVAYLEKENDDKSIDEMEHFFNQYGEEISGKEVIQEIDGNTAKLKKTEPKFYSITVNPSAYELKRLQNHSEELKKYTRELMKEYAKSFNREINGRAVTVDDIIYYAKIEHQRTYKGTDRKIQENQPYATKILQIKNDIRKIKSGELEGNIKKLQQTMSRLEKEAPHQQDGKRIVRGMPKEGSQSHIHIIVSRKDMSNKYSLSPGSKYKASETVFNGKPVKRGFDRDKFFKASEKTFDTLFQYKRNYVETYKARKTFLKNPKLYFSILSGLPTNEKATAYKILAKSGVPIMNIPTNKVQLALKIINKFKKGIDRAIQSGSIGI, encoded by the coding sequence ATGTATATCACAGTAACCAAACAGACATTAGATGGCAATTATGCACAGAGCGTTTCCGATTTTGTCGCTTATCTCGAAAAAGAAAACGATGACAAATCCATTGATGAAATGGAACATTTTTTCAATCAGTATGGCGAAGAAATATCAGGTAAGGAAGTCATCCAAGAAATTGACGGAAATACGGCTAAACTCAAAAAGACCGAACCAAAGTTTTATTCCATTACAGTCAATCCGAGTGCTTATGAATTGAAGCGATTGCAAAATCATTCCGAGGAACTGAAAAAGTACACCCGAGAATTGATGAAAGAGTACGCTAAATCTTTTAATCGGGAAATAAACGGACGAGCTGTTACTGTAGATGACATTATATACTATGCCAAAATTGAGCATCAGCGTACGTATAAGGGAACGGATAGGAAAATTCAGGAGAACCAACCTTATGCCACCAAGATACTTCAAATTAAGAACGATATCCGGAAAATTAAAAGTGGCGAATTAGAAGGCAACATCAAAAAATTACAGCAAACGATGTCCCGATTGGAAAAAGAAGCACCACATCAACAAGATGGAAAACGCATTGTTAGAGGGATGCCTAAAGAAGGCTCTCAAAGCCATATCCATATTATTGTGAGCAGAAAGGATATGTCCAATAAATACAGTTTGTCCCCTGGTAGCAAGTACAAAGCTTCGGAAACCGTTTTTAATGGCAAACCTGTAAAACGTGGTTTTGATAGGGACAAATTCTTTAAGGCTTCTGAAAAAACGTTTGACACTCTATTTCAATACAAACGAAACTATGTTGAAACTTATAAGGCACGTAAAACATTCCTGAAAAATCCAAAGTTGTATTTCTCAATTCTTTCGGGATTGCCAACCAATGAAAAGGCAACTGCCTATAAAATACTTGCCAAATCTGGTGTACCCATAATGAATATTCCAACAAACAAAGTACAGTTGGCATTAAAGATAATCAACAAGTTTAAAAAAGGGATTGACCGAGCAATACAGTCGGGTTCTATTGGGATATGA
- a CDS encoding type IV secretory system conjugative DNA transfer family protein — protein MSIPHIILFIVVPVLFVSTVLYVFLHQEEPKNGDKKYQVRFKLRRGKFQIENIKRGASIIGSAGNGKTESVIYNFLQHFGTHQFCGIIHDYKDFELTEIAYPLFKEKDIKFYTIAFDQIHYRVNPIAPRYLPNEESVNELSKVLIENLLEFNESNTNSTTKFFSDAVEGLMGGMIWKLKTSNPQYCTLPHLIAIFQSMTTKQLVTFVSSNITSRSMASAFINGMDSDKQTAGVKSTLANAFKKIGSQQLFMALSKDEVPLNINSKDNPAVICIVNHPKYESAYSPIIAAIMHTVIKQMSVRGQQSSFLMMEEAPTIKLLNMHRIPATLRSYDIATIYVMQDKIQNDMLYGDKASKAILSNLSYQFFGKVNDPDTAKYYERFFEIVRMETTSINRGHNLNFDTRITTGEKEVSKRRADVFFRLKQGEFITFADGEDKRVQFKLQVIKREIPYPHRHFTTDELKLNFERIYREVKSIFKVN, from the coding sequence ATGTCAATACCACATATCATCCTTTTTATTGTTGTTCCGGTATTGTTTGTCAGTACAGTTTTATATGTGTTTCTTCATCAAGAAGAGCCCAAAAACGGAGATAAGAAATATCAGGTACGCTTTAAACTTCGTCGTGGAAAATTTCAAATCGAAAATATCAAGCGAGGTGCATCGATTATTGGCTCTGCGGGAAACGGTAAAACAGAAAGTGTTATCTATAATTTTTTACAGCATTTTGGTACCCATCAATTTTGTGGTATCATACACGATTACAAGGATTTTGAACTTACCGAAATTGCCTACCCATTATTTAAAGAAAAGGATATTAAATTCTACACCATTGCCTTTGACCAAATCCATTATCGTGTAAACCCAATTGCCCCAAGATATTTGCCCAATGAAGAAAGTGTGAATGAATTATCCAAGGTACTCATTGAAAATCTTTTGGAGTTTAACGAATCCAATACAAACAGTACCACAAAATTCTTTAGTGATGCTGTTGAAGGTTTGATGGGTGGAATGATTTGGAAACTAAAAACGTCCAATCCTCAATATTGCACCCTGCCCCATTTGATTGCTATTTTTCAATCGATGACTACCAAACAGTTGGTTACTTTTGTGAGTTCAAATATCACTTCCCGAAGTATGGCAAGTGCTTTTATCAACGGAATGGATTCTGACAAGCAAACGGCGGGTGTAAAAAGCACATTGGCCAATGCCTTTAAAAAGATAGGTTCACAACAGTTGTTTATGGCTTTGTCAAAAGATGAAGTACCATTGAATATCAACAGCAAGGATAATCCTGCTGTTATCTGCATTGTGAACCATCCCAAATATGAATCGGCTTACTCGCCTATCATCGCTGCAATTATGCACACAGTCATCAAGCAAATGAGCGTGAGAGGTCAACAGTCGTCCTTTTTAATGATGGAAGAAGCCCCTACCATAAAGCTGCTTAATATGCACCGCATTCCCGCAACTTTAAGAAGCTATGATATTGCCACAATTTACGTGATGCAGGATAAAATACAGAATGATATGCTATATGGAGACAAAGCGAGTAAGGCTATTTTGAGTAACCTTTCCTATCAGTTTTTCGGCAAAGTTAATGACCCAGATACTGCAAAATATTATGAGCGTTTCTTTGAGATTGTCCGTATGGAAACCACAAGTATAAATCGTGGACACAATCTAAATTTTGATACACGGATTACCACAGGCGAAAAAGAAGTTTCCAAACGCAGGGCAGATGTTTTCTTTCGTTTGAAACAAGGCGAGTTTATAACTTTTGCTGATGGCGAGGATAAAAGAGTTCAATTTAAACTACAAGTGATTAAAAGGGAAATACCATATCCTCATCGACATTTTACAACCGATGAATTAAAGCTCAATTTTGAACGGATTTATAGAGAGGTAAAATCTATATTTAAGGTTAACTAA